One part of the Mya arenaria isolate MELC-2E11 chromosome 3, ASM2691426v1 genome encodes these proteins:
- the LOC128227067 gene encoding uncharacterized protein LOC128227067, with protein MQYSVNSSEEAVSCCSIWNACCSIKTHNDDDKTLATNAEDIYSDPVERQPSLSEITTLRQENNELRKRLSRLVSAQLTNNNPNIVDLSDNNRPTKLAEQYSELYDNAWTECYECLTKTLSWQEQRTVLWIRNLFLTIFESCCKRAKDDLEEVHTLLQHFQPQPNIEMMKQLKEDRKKTFRTHLDRIKHKLLEDIRNRFSESVKAIDLSRIFINESIELCWLMVIQDPPVWVDTDVDIHGQAFDYNRYKPYTVNGKLVDYVVWPAMFLHERGPLLFKGVAQGTNTPVKENNSSMNINTGTDDIKPV; from the exons ATGCAGTACTCAGTGAACTCGAGTGAAGAAGCTGTCTCTTGTTGTTCAATTTGGAATGCCTGCTGTtctataaaaacacacaacgACGATGATAAGACATTAGCGACAAATGCAGAAGATATATACTCAGATCCGGTTGAGAGACAGCCAAGTCTTag tgaaataacCACCCTTAGACAAGAAAATAATGAGCTACGAAAAAG ATTAAGCAGATTGGTGTCAGCTCAACTAACAAACAACAATCCAAATATCGTCGACCTCAGTGACAATAACAGACCTACAAAACTGGCCGAGCAGTACTCAGAACTTTATGACAATGCCTGGACCGAATGTTATGAGTGTCTCACGAAAACACTCTCGTGGCAAGAACAAAGGACGGTACTTTGGATTAGGAACCTCTTTCTT acaaTCTTTGAATCTTGTTGTAAACGGGCAAAAGATGATTTAGAAGAGGTACATACATTGCTACAACATTTTCAG CCGCAGCCCAACATAGAAATGATGAAGCAGTTGAAAGAAGACAGAAAGAAAACATTCCGAACGCATTTGGACAGAATAAAACAT AAGCTCCTCGAAGACATACGCAACCGTTTCTCAGAATCCGTGAAGGCCATCGACTTGTCACGCATATTTATTAACGAAAGTATTGAGTTGTGTTGGCTCATGGTCATCCAAGACCCACCCGTCTGGGTAGATACAGACGTAGACATACACGGACAGGCCTTTGATTATAACCGCTACAAGCCATATACAGTTAACGGAAAACTCGTTGATTATGTTGTGTGGCCGGCGATGTTTCTGCACGAAAGAGGTCCTTTGTTATTCAAGGGCGTTGCACAGGGGACGAACACTCCAGTGAAAGAGAACAATAGCAGTATGAACATCAATACTGGCACCGATGATATAAAACctgtttaa